A genomic window from Caldicellulosiruptor kronotskyensis 2002 includes:
- the mreC gene encoding rod shape-determining protein MreC, translating to MKKNILLTIVVLFAFLFSIAATVVSLKNYDSNIVSRKLKEGYIPANSQVVKVIRDIREYITGILHLNQIIAENKRLKEELNKLKTDKITIEEIKSENIKLKELLGLKEQIGVAASFEIARVVQRAQEAWLSFFIIDKGEKDGVKKNMVVINNQGLIGYIVDTGTNWAKVVTLLDPDFSASAMVVRTREIGVVRGSVNLLSKRLCELRYISKDSKIKINDIVITSGMGEIFPKGIAIGRVVQIKNDRFELTKNILIEPLADIENVEYVMVIKQVKDINLSVGVK from the coding sequence TTGAAAAAAAATATTTTATTAACTATTGTTGTTTTGTTTGCATTTTTATTTAGTATAGCTGCAACTGTAGTATCCCTCAAAAACTATGATTCAAATATTGTCTCGAGAAAATTGAAAGAGGGATATATTCCTGCAAATTCCCAAGTAGTTAAGGTTATAAGAGATATAAGAGAATATATAACCGGGATACTTCATCTCAACCAAATCATCGCTGAGAACAAGCGATTAAAAGAAGAGCTGAATAAACTAAAGACTGATAAAATTACTATTGAAGAGATAAAAAGTGAAAATATAAAATTAAAGGAACTTTTAGGGCTCAAAGAACAAATTGGGGTGGCTGCAAGTTTTGAGATTGCCAGGGTTGTTCAAAGGGCTCAAGAAGCATGGCTTAGTTTTTTTATCATAGATAAAGGAGAAAAAGATGGTGTAAAGAAAAACATGGTCGTTATCAACAATCAGGGACTGATAGGATATATTGTGGATACGGGAACGAACTGGGCAAAAGTAGTGACACTGCTTGACCCTGACTTTTCAGCATCTGCTATGGTTGTTCGTACACGGGAAATTGGTGTTGTAAGAGGTAGTGTCAATCTTTTATCAAAGAGATTATGTGAGTTGAGGTATATCTCGAAAGATTCAAAGATTAAAATTAATGATATCGTTATAACCTCTGGGATGGGAGAGATATTTCCAAAAGGAATTGCAATTGGCAGGGTTGTGCAGATAAAAAACGACAGGTTTGAGCTTACTAAAAACATTTTAATAGAACCTTTAGCTGACATCGAAAACGTAGAATATGTGATGGTAATAAAACAGGTAAAAGATATAAATTTATCGGTAGGTGTTAAGTAA
- a CDS encoding rod shape-determining protein encodes MGLIKSFYRDLGIDLGTANTLVHLRGKGIVVNEPSVVAVQKDTGKILAVGNEAKEMIGRTPGNIVAIRPLKDGVIADFYTTQVMLKYFMEKAYKKSFLGLRPRVVICVPSGVTEVERRAVEESAYKAGAKEVYIMEEPMAAAIGAGLPVDEPSGSMVVDIGGGTSEVAVISLGGIVTSKSLRIAGDEFDEAISNYIKKEYNLMIGDRTAEEIKINIGSAYPLEKEEWYEIKGRDLITGLPKIIKVSSTEIRDALKEPVMAIVDAIKQTLEKTPPELAADIMERGIMLTGGGALLKGLDKLISKETGLPVHIAERPLDCVALGAGKALEEIETLQKVMINRSSR; translated from the coding sequence ATGGGACTTATAAAATCATTCTACAGAGATTTGGGAATTGATTTGGGCACTGCAAACACTCTTGTACATTTACGTGGAAAAGGCATTGTTGTGAATGAACCGTCTGTTGTGGCTGTTCAAAAAGACACTGGAAAGATTTTAGCGGTTGGAAATGAAGCAAAAGAGATGATTGGCCGAACACCTGGCAACATTGTAGCAATAAGACCGTTGAAAGATGGAGTTATTGCTGATTTTTATACAACTCAGGTTATGTTAAAGTATTTTATGGAAAAAGCGTACAAAAAATCGTTTCTTGGTTTAAGACCAAGAGTTGTAATATGTGTTCCATCAGGTGTAACAGAAGTTGAGAGAAGGGCTGTGGAAGAATCGGCTTACAAGGCAGGAGCAAAAGAGGTTTATATAATGGAAGAACCCATGGCAGCGGCTATTGGTGCAGGACTTCCTGTTGATGAGCCGTCTGGTAGCATGGTGGTAGATATTGGTGGTGGCACTTCAGAGGTTGCTGTGATATCCTTAGGTGGAATTGTCACCAGTAAATCCCTCAGAATTGCTGGAGATGAGTTTGATGAAGCAATTTCAAACTATATAAAGAAGGAATACAACTTAATGATAGGCGACAGAACTGCAGAGGAGATAAAAATAAACATTGGTTCTGCATATCCTCTTGAAAAGGAAGAATGGTACGAAATAAAAGGAAGAGACCTTATAACAGGCCTTCCAAAGATTATAAAGGTCTCATCCACAGAAATAAGAGATGCTTTAAAAGAACCTGTTATGGCAATTGTTGATGCGATAAAACAAACTCTTGAAAAAACTCCACCAGAGCTTGCAGCAGACATTATGGAAAGAGGGATTATGCTAACAGGTGGTGGTGCGCTTTTAAAAGGGCTTGACAAACTTATAAGTAAAGAGACTGGTCTTCCTGTTCATATAGCTGAAAGACCTCTTGATTGTGTTGCATTAGGTGCTGGAAAAGCATTGGAAGAAATTGAAACCTTGCAAAAGGTAATGATTAACAGGAGCTCAAGGTAG
- a CDS encoding Maf family protein, with amino-acid sequence MKRLILASSSPRRIELLKQFGIEYEIIPSNIDESIDQSLSVEENVMQLAKKKAQEVFNKLREDNKHFLVIAADTVVFVEGVILGKPSNEDEAFWMLRKISGKWHSVYTGVCIIDGPRERILVEYEKSNVYIKHMSDEEILRYISTKEPFDKAGAYAIQGFGSLIVERIDGCFYNVVGLPLYRLNTMLRKLGYDLMKGEL; translated from the coding sequence TTGAAAAGATTAATTCTTGCATCCTCATCACCCAGAAGAATAGAGCTTTTAAAGCAGTTTGGTATTGAGTATGAAATAATTCCATCAAACATTGATGAAAGTATAGATCAAAGTCTTTCGGTTGAAGAAAATGTAATGCAGCTTGCTAAAAAGAAAGCACAAGAGGTTTTTAATAAACTTAGGGAAGACAATAAACATTTTTTGGTTATTGCAGCTGATACTGTGGTGTTTGTTGAAGGAGTTATTCTTGGGAAGCCCTCAAATGAAGATGAAGCTTTCTGGATGCTCAGAAAAATAAGTGGTAAGTGGCATAGTGTTTACACCGGTGTATGTATAATTGATGGACCAAGGGAGAGAATTTTGGTGGAATACGAAAAAAGTAATGTTTATATAAAGCATATGTCCGATGAGGAGATATTAAGATATATCTCAACAAAAGAACCTTTTGATAAAGCGGGGGCGTATGCAATCCAAGGTTTTGGAAGCTTAATTGTTGAAAGGATAGATGGCTGTTTTTACAATGTAGTTGGTCTTCCATTATACAGACTAAACACCATGCTACGAAAACTTGGATATGACTTAATGAAAGGAGAGTTGTGA
- a CDS encoding NADH-dependent [FeFe] hydrogenase, group A6 — protein MEMVNIIIDGKKIQVPKDYTVLQAAREAGVEIPTLCYLKGINEIGACRMCVVEVKGARSLQAACVYPVSEGMEVITNSERVRRARKVNLELILSNHDRSCLTCVRSGNCELQKLAEDLNVKQIRYEGENIRRPLDDFSPSVVRDPNKCILCKRCINVCRNVQEVGVINANYRGFRTIISTAFDRSLNDVACTMCGQCIQACPVGALREKDSTDIVWKALADKNKYVVVQAAPAVRVALGEEFGLPIGTRVTGKMVTALKMLGFDKVFDTDTGADLTIMEEGTELINRIKSGGKLPLITSCSPGWIKFCEHYFPEFLDNLSTCKSPHEMFGAILKTYFAQKMGIDPANMFVVSVMPCTAKKFEAQREELAASGYPDVDAVLTTRELARMIKEAGIDFVNLPDSHFDDPMGDATGAGVIFGTTGGVMEAALRTVYEVLTGKTLENVEITQVRGLEGIREAEIDVGTMKIKAAVAHGLANAKKLLEMVKNGEKEYHFIEIMACPGGCIMGGGQPIVPAKVKEKVDVAKLRARAIYDEDRSLPIRKSHENPAVKRLYEEFLDHPNSEKAHHILHTHYKKRPLY, from the coding sequence ATGGAAATGGTAAATATAATAATAGATGGCAAGAAGATTCAGGTACCAAAAGATTATACAGTGCTTCAAGCAGCACGCGAAGCAGGAGTTGAGATTCCAACTCTGTGTTATCTCAAAGGTATAAATGAAATTGGTGCTTGCAGAATGTGCGTTGTTGAAGTAAAAGGGGCAAGAAGTTTGCAGGCTGCTTGTGTTTATCCTGTGTCAGAAGGCATGGAGGTCATCACAAACAGTGAAAGGGTAAGAAGAGCAAGAAAGGTTAATCTTGAACTTATTCTTTCAAATCATGACAGGAGCTGCTTGACATGTGTCAGAAGTGGAAACTGTGAACTTCAAAAACTCGCAGAAGATTTAAATGTTAAGCAGATTAGATATGAAGGTGAAAATATAAGAAGACCTCTCGATGATTTTTCACCTTCTGTTGTAAGAGATCCAAATAAATGTATACTTTGCAAAAGATGTATAAATGTTTGTAGGAATGTTCAAGAGGTTGGAGTTATTAATGCAAATTACAGAGGTTTCAGAACAATTATATCCACCGCATTTGACAGAAGTTTGAATGATGTTGCATGTACAATGTGCGGTCAATGTATTCAGGCTTGCCCAGTTGGAGCTTTAAGAGAAAAAGACTCAACAGACATTGTGTGGAAGGCTTTAGCAGACAAGAACAAATATGTTGTTGTTCAAGCGGCCCCAGCTGTGAGAGTTGCGCTTGGTGAAGAGTTTGGACTTCCAATTGGTACAAGAGTTACCGGCAAGATGGTAACTGCTCTTAAGATGCTTGGATTTGACAAAGTATTTGATACAGACACAGGCGCAGACCTTACCATTATGGAAGAAGGTACAGAGCTTATTAACCGAATTAAAAGCGGTGGTAAGTTACCGCTAATAACCTCATGTTCACCAGGCTGGATAAAGTTCTGTGAGCACTACTTTCCAGAATTTTTAGACAACTTATCAACCTGCAAATCACCACATGAGATGTTTGGGGCTATTTTAAAGACATACTTTGCACAGAAAATGGGAATTGACCCTGCAAACATGTTTGTTGTATCTGTCATGCCATGTACCGCTAAGAAATTTGAAGCTCAAAGAGAAGAACTTGCTGCAAGTGGATATCCAGATGTTGATGCAGTATTGACGACAAGAGAGCTCGCAAGAATGATAAAAGAAGCGGGAATTGACTTTGTGAACTTGCCAGATAGCCACTTTGACGATCCAATGGGAGATGCAACAGGTGCAGGTGTCATCTTTGGAACAACAGGTGGTGTAATGGAAGCAGCACTGCGAACTGTATATGAAGTGCTAACAGGAAAAACACTTGAAAATGTCGAAATTACTCAAGTTCGTGGCCTTGAAGGAATAAGAGAGGCTGAGATTGATGTTGGCACTATGAAGATTAAAGCAGCTGTTGCACATGGTCTTGCAAACGCTAAAAAACTTCTTGAAATGGTCAAAAACGGAGAAAAAGAGTATCATTTTATAGAAATTATGGCATGTCCCGGTGGCTGCATAATGGGTGGTGGACAGCCAATTGTTCCTGCAAAGGTAAAAGAAAAAGTAGATGTTGCAAAGCTAAGAGCAAGAGCAATATACGACGAAGATAGGTCCCTGCCAATAAGAAAGTCTCATGAAAACCCTGCTGTAAAAAGATTATATGAAGAGTTTTTAGACCATCCAAATAGTGAAAAAGCTCATCATATTCTGCATACACACTATAAAAAAAGACCACTATACTGA
- the nuoF gene encoding NADH-quinone oxidoreductase subunit NuoF — MPLYRSHVLVCGGTGCTSGGSDKIYDAFIKEIEEQNLKDEVQVIRTGCFGLCAEGPIVIVYPEGAFYSKVADSDVKEIVEEHLLKGRIVKRLLYKESIEEGQIKSLNEVKFYKKQMRIALRNCGVINPENIEEYIAYDGYKALAKVLTEMTPEQVIDWVKRSGLRGRGGGGFPTGLKWEFAAKAPGDVKYVVCNADEGDPGAYMDRSILEGDPHSVIEAMAIAGYAIGSKQGYVYVRAEYPLAVKRLEIAIEQARQYGLLGKNILGTGFEFDIEIRLGAGAFVCGEETALMTSIEGHRGEPRPRPPFPAVKGLWGKPTLLNNVETYANIPVIILKGPEWFASIGTEKSKGTKVFALVGKVNNTGLIEVPMGTTVREIVEDIGGGIPGGKKFKAVQTGGPSGGCIPASLMDTPIDFDSLTALGTMMGSGGMIVMDEDTCMVDIAKFFLEFTVDESCGKCPPCRIGTRRMLEILQKITSGNGTEEDLEKLEELAYSIKDSALCGLGQTAPNPVLSTLRYFRDEYEAHVKEKRCPAGACKALLRIVIDKDLCKGCGICAKNCPANAITGQIKKPFEIDQSKCIKCGVCIEKCPFKAISKKA, encoded by the coding sequence ATGCCATTGTACAGATCGCATGTTCTTGTATGTGGTGGGACAGGTTGTACATCAGGTGGGTCAGATAAAATTTATGATGCTTTCATTAAAGAAATAGAAGAACAAAACCTAAAAGATGAAGTTCAGGTAATTCGCACTGGATGTTTTGGTCTTTGTGCGGAAGGTCCAATTGTAATTGTTTATCCTGAAGGAGCATTTTACAGCAAAGTTGCAGACTCTGATGTAAAAGAGATTGTGGAAGAGCATCTTTTAAAAGGAAGAATAGTAAAGAGGCTTTTGTATAAAGAATCCATAGAAGAAGGTCAGATAAAATCATTAAATGAGGTTAAATTCTATAAAAAACAGATGCGAATTGCTCTTAGAAACTGCGGTGTTATAAATCCAGAAAATATTGAAGAATATATTGCATATGATGGATACAAGGCTTTGGCAAAGGTTCTTACAGAAATGACACCTGAACAGGTGATTGACTGGGTAAAAAGGTCAGGTCTTAGAGGAAGAGGTGGCGGTGGATTTCCAACAGGACTCAAATGGGAGTTTGCAGCAAAAGCTCCAGGTGATGTTAAGTATGTTGTTTGCAACGCAGACGAAGGTGACCCAGGAGCGTACATGGACAGAAGCATCTTAGAAGGTGACCCGCATTCTGTAATTGAAGCAATGGCTATCGCTGGATATGCGATTGGCTCAAAGCAAGGTTACGTTTATGTCAGAGCAGAGTATCCATTGGCAGTAAAGAGATTAGAAATTGCTATTGAACAAGCAAGACAGTATGGACTTTTGGGTAAGAATATACTCGGCACAGGATTTGAATTTGATATCGAGATAAGGCTTGGTGCTGGTGCATTTGTCTGCGGTGAGGAGACAGCGCTGATGACATCAATTGAAGGGCACAGAGGAGAACCAAGACCAAGACCACCATTCCCAGCTGTAAAAGGTTTGTGGGGAAAACCTACTTTACTTAATAACGTTGAGACATACGCAAACATTCCAGTGATAATTCTAAAGGGACCAGAGTGGTTTGCATCAATTGGAACAGAGAAGAGTAAAGGGACAAAAGTTTTTGCACTTGTTGGAAAGGTTAACAATACAGGTCTCATTGAGGTGCCAATGGGAACAACTGTAAGAGAGATAGTTGAGGATATTGGTGGTGGAATTCCTGGCGGCAAGAAATTTAAGGCAGTTCAAACAGGTGGACCATCAGGTGGATGTATTCCAGCATCGCTTATGGACACACCAATTGACTTTGATTCTTTGACTGCACTTGGTACAATGATGGGATCTGGCGGTATGATTGTAATGGATGAAGACACCTGTATGGTTGATATAGCAAAATTCTTTTTAGAATTTACAGTTGACGAGTCATGCGGAAAATGTCCACCATGTAGAATAGGGACAAGAAGAATGCTTGAAATTTTGCAGAAGATAACAAGCGGAAATGGCACAGAAGAGGATTTAGAAAAGTTAGAAGAACTTGCATACTCAATAAAAGACAGTGCTCTTTGTGGACTTGGTCAGACTGCACCAAACCCTGTTTTAAGCACGCTGAGATATTTCAGAGATGAATATGAAGCACATGTAAAAGAAAAAAGATGTCCAGCAGGTGCTTGCAAGGCACTGCTCAGGATTGTGATAGATAAAGACCTTTGCAAAGGTTGTGGCATATGTGCTAAGAATTGTCCTGCAAATGCTATCACAGGACAGATTAAAAAGCCTTTTGAGATTGATCAGAGCAAATGTATCAAATGCGGTGTTTGCATAGAGAAGTGTCCGTTTAAAGCAATCTCCAAGAAGGCATAA
- a CDS encoding (2Fe-2S) ferredoxin domain-containing protein — MIKSIQELEEIRKKALEELEFRKQQGEGIRVVVGMATCGIAAGARPVMLKFIEEIQKRNLKNVTVVQTGCIGLCKYEPIVEVYEPNKEKVTYVKMTPEKVTRVVAEHLVNGKPVYEYTIGYEENKEANN, encoded by the coding sequence ATGATTAAATCTATTCAAGAGCTTGAAGAAATAAGGAAAAAAGCGTTAGAAGAGCTTGAGTTCAGAAAACAGCAGGGCGAAGGTATAAGAGTTGTTGTTGGTATGGCAACATGTGGAATAGCAGCAGGTGCAAGACCTGTTATGCTAAAATTTATTGAAGAGATTCAAAAAAGAAATTTAAAAAACGTTACAGTTGTTCAAACTGGTTGTATTGGACTTTGCAAGTATGAGCCAATTGTAGAGGTTTATGAACCAAATAAAGAAAAGGTCACATATGTCAAGATGACGCCTGAGAAGGTCACAAGGGTTGTTGCAGAGCATTTGGTAAATGGAAAGCCGGTTTATGAGTATACAATTGGTTATGAAGAAAATAAAGAAGCAAATAACTAA
- a CDS encoding ATP-binding protein, producing MNEISLYILDLVQNSIEAGASLVKIEIVEDLKEDLFTITIEDNGRGIPKDVIDKVTDPFYTTRKTRKVGLGLSLAKQVAMDCEGSFEIERLERGTKIVLKLKHSHIDRPPLGNITETLLALISGAPNVDFTFCYRNNQSEFIFDTKSIREILGNDVPLNTLSILDFIRGQLERGLSNLTGGANNK from the coding sequence TTGAACGAGATTTCGCTTTATATCCTTGACCTTGTTCAAAATTCGATAGAAGCAGGTGCAAGTTTAGTTAAGATTGAAATTGTCGAAGATTTGAAAGAGGACCTTTTTACCATTACAATAGAGGATAACGGCAGAGGTATTCCCAAGGATGTTATTGATAAAGTAACAGACCCTTTTTACACTACAAGAAAAACGCGAAAAGTAGGACTTGGTCTTTCTTTAGCAAAACAAGTTGCAATGGACTGTGAAGGAAGCTTTGAAATTGAAAGGCTCGAAAGAGGCACTAAAATAGTGCTAAAACTGAAACATTCTCATATAGACAGACCTCCTCTTGGAAATATTACAGAGACCCTACTTGCACTTATAAGTGGAGCACCAAATGTAGATTTTACATTTTGTTACAGAAACAATCAAAGTGAATTTATTTTTGATACGAAAAGCATTCGAGAGATTTTGGGCAATGATGTTCCTTTGAATACTCTGAGCATTCTTGACTTTATACGTGGTCAGTTAGAAAGAGGTTTATCAAATTTAACCGGAGGTGCAAATAATAAATGA
- the nuoE gene encoding NADH-quinone oxidoreductase subunit NuoE: MSCCQGKNLTEENFKKLDEIIEKNKSRRGALIPVLHEAQELFGYLPYEVQKRIAEGLNIPMAEVYGVATFYTRFTLKPTGDHKISVCMGTACYVKGADKILDKLKELLKIDVGETTEDGKFSIEATRCLGACGLAPVVVIDNTVYGKLSVDDVKDILSRY; the protein is encoded by the coding sequence ATGTCTTGTTGCCAGGGTAAGAATCTGACAGAAGAGAATTTCAAAAAACTTGATGAGATTATTGAAAAAAATAAATCAAGAAGAGGGGCTTTAATTCCAGTTTTACATGAGGCACAGGAGCTTTTTGGATATTTGCCCTATGAAGTTCAAAAAAGAATAGCAGAAGGACTCAATATACCCATGGCGGAGGTTTACGGTGTTGCAACATTTTATACGCGCTTTACGTTAAAGCCGACAGGTGACCATAAGATAAGTGTATGCATGGGTACAGCTTGTTATGTTAAAGGTGCAGATAAAATTTTGGATAAGTTAAAAGAACTTTTAAAGATTGATGTAGGTGAAACAACAGAAGATGGAAAATTTTCGATTGAAGCGACAAGATGCTTAGGAGCTTGCGGACTTGCTCCAGTTGTTGTGATTGACAATACTGTTTACGGGAAATTGAGTGTGGATGATGTTAAAGATATTTTGTCAAGATATTAA
- a CDS encoding PHP domain-containing protein codes for MKLYYDLHIHSLLSPCADNDMTPHNIINMAKLKGLDVISVTDHNSTLNLENFLEVASLLDILFIPGIEIETEEEIHVLLYFKHKDVSIIREFQGIIDKHLPFVKLREDIYGNQYIVDTQDNIIGSYEKLLLQPLTLNLKQVYEVSKFYNMVFIPAHIDRQSFGVIGRLGFLPEELTNLTFLELSGTNEIEFTKFLPQNKDYIFLHSSDAHHLWEINEREFFIESDILYTIFFN; via the coding sequence ATGAAGCTTTATTATGACCTTCATATTCATTCGTTGCTTTCTCCGTGTGCAGACAATGATATGACACCACATAATATAATAAATATGGCAAAGTTAAAGGGATTAGATGTTATATCTGTTACAGACCATAACTCCACATTAAACCTTGAAAATTTTTTGGAAGTAGCAAGTTTACTTGACATTTTATTTATACCTGGAATTGAGATTGAAACAGAAGAGGAGATTCATGTTCTGCTGTATTTTAAGCACAAAGATGTTTCAATTATCAGAGAATTTCAGGGCATTATTGACAAACATTTACCTTTTGTTAAGCTCAGAGAAGATATTTATGGTAATCAATACATTGTTGATACACAGGACAATATAATTGGAAGCTATGAAAAACTTCTTCTCCAACCACTTACTCTAAACTTAAAACAGGTTTATGAGGTTTCCAAATTCTACAACATGGTTTTTATCCCTGCTCATATAGACAGACAATCTTTTGGTGTAATTGGAAGGCTTGGTTTTTTGCCTGAAGAGCTAACTAATTTGACCTTTTTAGAGTTATCTGGCACCAATGAAATAGAATTTACCAAGTTTCTCCCTCAAAACAAAGATTATATTTTTCTCCATTCCTCAGATGCCCATCATCTGTGGGAGATAAATGAAAGGGAATTTTTTATTGAAAGTGATATACTGTATACAATATTTTTCAATTAA
- a CDS encoding DRTGG domain-containing protein: MPSILDLCRYFELANGIVKDEQYENVYIGDVLSFAISHIKDNSIWITIQNNVNVVAIATLREVKAIILTEGVKPDADMLQKSIEQQIPIFTTELSHFETARLLILKEKGDKNEALL, translated from the coding sequence GTGCCAAGCATTTTAGATTTATGCAGGTATTTTGAATTGGCAAATGGGATTGTAAAGGATGAACAGTATGAAAATGTATATATTGGAGATGTTTTAAGTTTTGCAATATCGCATATTAAGGACAATAGTATATGGATTACCATTCAAAACAATGTAAATGTGGTTGCTATAGCAACTCTCAGAGAAGTAAAAGCAATAATCTTGACAGAAGGAGTAAAGCCCGACGCTGATATGCTTCAAAAATCAATAGAGCAGCAAATTCCAATTTTTACAACAGAACTTTCACATTTTGAAACAGCAAGGTTGCTGATTCTTAAAGAAAAGGGAGATAAAAATGAAGCTTTATTATGA
- a CDS encoding [Fe-Fe] hydrogenase large subunit C-terminal domain-containing protein: MKNLHSIMLDKEKCKGCTNCIKRCPTEAIRVRNSKARIIDQRCIDCGECIRTCPYHAKYAITDSLEEINKFQYKVALPAPSFYAQFEVDDVNKLLYALLNLGFDDIFEVAKAAEIVTHFTKQFILSEKNKKPVISSACPAVVRLIQTKFPDLIENILPIASPMEVAAYIAKKKIHKEKGIDEDKIGAFFISPCAAKMTYINNPLGFERSYVDGVIAIKDIYGLVRSKLREIKVIKPLSITSGKGIGWAASGGESLALEIEEYINVDGIHNVVKVLEEIENGRLKDITYFEGLACTGGCVGGPLAVENPYVAKNRIKRLSSKLKDKEESLSAWTAEIINSFSLRLEDVLFEKELETNPVLELDSDIERAMEKFEKANNILSILPGLDCGACGSPTCKTLAEDIVRGFANDTDCIFILRENIKELANKMVELSNKLPPSLERNDE, translated from the coding sequence ATGAAAAATTTACATTCTATAATGCTTGACAAAGAAAAATGTAAAGGATGTACAAACTGTATTAAAAGATGTCCAACTGAAGCCATTAGAGTTCGAAACTCAAAAGCAAGGATTATTGACCAAAGGTGCATAGACTGCGGAGAGTGCATAAGGACATGCCCGTACCATGCGAAATATGCCATTACTGACAGTTTAGAGGAAATCAATAAATTTCAATATAAAGTTGCACTGCCAGCCCCTTCGTTTTACGCTCAGTTTGAGGTTGATGATGTGAATAAGCTTCTGTATGCTTTGCTTAACCTTGGGTTTGATGATATATTTGAGGTAGCAAAAGCAGCTGAGATAGTAACCCACTTTACAAAGCAGTTTATTCTTTCTGAGAAAAACAAAAAACCAGTAATTTCCTCTGCATGCCCAGCAGTTGTAAGGCTTATTCAAACAAAATTTCCGGACTTAATCGAGAATATTCTGCCAATTGCTTCACCTATGGAAGTTGCTGCATATATTGCTAAGAAAAAGATACATAAAGAAAAAGGAATTGATGAAGACAAAATAGGCGCTTTTTTTATATCTCCATGTGCAGCAAAGATGACATATATAAATAATCCTCTTGGTTTTGAGCGTTCATACGTGGATGGAGTAATAGCGATAAAAGATATTTATGGACTTGTAAGAAGTAAACTAAGAGAAATAAAAGTTATAAAGCCTCTTTCAATTACCTCAGGCAAAGGTATTGGATGGGCAGCATCAGGTGGCGAAAGCTTGGCGTTGGAAATTGAAGAGTATATAAACGTTGATGGTATTCACAACGTAGTTAAAGTTTTAGAAGAGATTGAAAATGGCAGGCTCAAAGACATCACATATTTTGAAGGTCTTGCTTGCACTGGTGGGTGTGTTGGAGGGCCTCTTGCAGTAGAAAATCCGTATGTTGCCAAAAATCGTATTAAAAGATTGTCTTCCAAATTAAAAGACAAAGAAGAGAGTCTTTCAGCGTGGACAGCGGAAATTATTAATAGTTTTTCTCTCAGGCTTGAGGATGTTCTTTTTGAAAAAGAGTTGGAGACAAATCCTGTGCTTGAACTTGACTCTGACATTGAAAGAGCTATGGAAAAGTTTGAAAAGGCAAATAATATCCTAAGTATACTTCCGGGTTTGGACTGTGGTGCTTGTGGTTCACCTACATGCAAAACTCTTGCCGAGGATATAGTGCGTGGTTTTGCCAATGATACAGATTGTATTTTTATTCTTAGGGAAAACATAAAAGAGCTTGCAAACAAGATGGTTGAGCTTTCGAATAAACTACCACCATCACTTGAAAGGAATGATGAGTAG
- a CDS encoding ATP-binding protein: MLLELEFEIEPGNFILAGEASSKIKETLKKLGVKPEILKKVAIVSYEAEMNIVIHSFGGILKAVISKDKIEIVAQDDGPGIEDIELAMKEGYSTAPEEIRNLGFGAGMGLPNMKKYSDYFEIESQKGKGTRVYMVIYNK, from the coding sequence ATGCTGCTTGAGCTGGAATTTGAGATTGAGCCAGGTAATTTTATATTAGCAGGGGAAGCTTCTTCTAAGATTAAGGAGACTCTAAAGAAACTTGGTGTAAAACCAGAGATACTTAAAAAAGTTGCAATTGTCTCTTATGAAGCAGAGATGAATATTGTTATACATTCTTTTGGTGGGATTTTAAAAGCCGTAATTTCAAAAGATAAGATTGAAATAGTAGCTCAAGATGATGGACCTGGCATTGAAGATATTGAGCTTGCTATGAAAGAAGGATATTCCACCGCTCCAGAAGAGATAAGAAACTTGGGATTTGGAGCAGGTATGGGTCTTCCAAACATGAAGAAGTATTCAGATTATTTTGAGATTGAATCACAAAAAGGAAAAGGTACAAGGGTATATATGGTTATTTACAATAAATGA